In a genomic window of Malassezia japonica chromosome 4, complete sequence:
- the RRD2 gene encoding Serine/threonine-protein phosphatase 2A activator 2 (COG:O; EggNog:ENOG503NXCW): MSTPPVEAARGALANKLRAVRSEDTPPSAPTPVAPGPTDPFEGAVEPVIEQRVAWPEALPRKRILSQHDLDHFTESPAFRELLGLIKTCNASVRGHKLSDKMDVSEPVAAILRILDEVQTLVQETPRDTDSASTSRFGNPAFRVLYEKIVNATDALFQTIPGLDAGEDEAYLARARKELAVYFYESWGNAKRIDYGSGMELNFLCWILGLVKLGVLVLPRDAETIVLRIFWKYIETMRTIQSTYWLEPAGSHGVWGLDDYHFLPFLWGAAQLMDHSFLRPKSIHDHEIVDECAKDYMYFACIQNINAIKTESLRWHSPMLDDISGVRSWSKVNQGMVKMYRAEVLRKLPIAQHIYFGTLVNFGAPDTDIGDVEEDEHGHRFQADEAHGHAAHGHGEGQAAGWGDCCGIPIPSAFAAAEQGQGTAARTPIRRIPFD, encoded by the exons ATGTCGACCCCACCTGTCGAAGCCGCGCGAGGGGCGCTTGCGAACAAActgcgtgccgtgcgctcggAGGATACGCCACCATCTGCCCCTACGCCTGTTGCACCGGGGCCTACAGACCCTTTTGAGGGCGCCGTGGAGCCTGTcatcgagcagcgcgtggCGTGGCCAGAAGCACTGCCACGTAAGCGCATCCTGTCGCAGCATGACCTTGACCACTTTACAGAGTCGCCAGCGTTTCGCGAGCTACTCGGACTGATCAAGACGTGCAATGCGAGTGTCCGTGGGCACAAGCTCTCTGACAAGATGGACGTGAGCGAG CCTGTCGCTGCCATCCTCcgcatcctcgacgaggtacAGACGCTTGTCCAGGAGACGCCGCGGGATACCGACTCGGCGTCAACATCGCGGTTTGGAAACCCTGCTTTCCGGGTCCTGTACGAAAAAATTGTCAACGCCACCGACGCTTTGTTCCAGACCATTCCGGGCTTGGACGCTGGCGAGGACGAAGCATaccttgcgcgcgcgcgcaaggagctTGCCGTGTATTTTTACGAGAGCTGGGGGAATGCAAAGCGTATCGACTACGGCAGTGGTATGGAGCTCAACTTTCTGTGCTGGAT ATTGGGCCTGGTAAAGCTCGGAGTCCTTGTGttgccgcgcgacgcggaaACGATTGTCTTGCGCATTTTTTGGAAGTATATCGAGACGATGCGGACGATCCAGTCTACGTACTGGCTCGAGCCGGCAGGCAGCCACGGCGTTTGGGGTCTGGACGACTACCATTTCCTGCCGTTTCTctggggcgcagcgcagctcATGGACCACAGCTTTTTGCGTCCAAAATCGATCCACGATCATGAAATTGTGGACGAGTGTGCAAAGGATTACATGTACTTTGCCTGTATCCAAAACATTAATGCCATCAAAACAGAATCGCTCCGGTGGCACTCGCCGATGCTCGATGATATCTCGGGCGTACGGTCTTGGAGCAAGGTGAACCAGGGCATGGTCAAAATGTACCGCGCCGAAGTCTTGCGCAAGCTTCCCATTGCACAGCACATCTATTTCGGCACCTTGGTTAATTTTGGTGCGCCCGATACCGATATTGGCGATGTGGAGGAAGACGAGCATGGGCACCGATTCCaggcggacgaggcgcacggtcatgctgcgcacggtcACGGCGAAGGTCAAGCTGCTGGTTGGGGCGACTGCTGCGGAATTCCAATTCCAAGTGCATTTGCGGCGGCAGAGCAGGGCCAAGGTACTGCGGCGCGTACTCCTATTCGGCGTATTCCGTTTGACTAG
- the mlh1 gene encoding DNA mismatch repair protein Mlh1 (BUSCO:EOG092615IE; COG:L; EggNog:ENOG503NUYJ), translating to MAEPESDTARQAVRRPIARLDPDVVNRIAAGEIIHRPSNALKELLENSLDAGATQIKITLQDGGLKLLQIQDNGKGIPVDDMPLLCERFATSKLRSYEDLANMATFGFRGEALASISFVSASVTAVSKTRDEDIAYRASYFAGELLPPAPGQAAEPKPCAGTDGTTITAQDLFFNAPQRKKVFKSLSDEYNRALDVATKYAIHYGHMGVGISCKKAAAQSLDLNTPSDPKQTTLDVIRHVHGATLARDLMHLDTLQSDTFGCTVEGWVSNANWASKKTTFLCFINNRLVDCPSLKRSLESMYALLLPKGRHPWMYLALSIAPDRIDVNVHPTKQEVHFLDEDEIVEWITLRVQDLVSQHSSCRVYSTQRTSAMGVTTSEQTVQVLGPRHDRADPRHLVRVDHQAQSLDAMLSKPDTAKTQTERIAESACELTSIQELRQTIVDDRHVGLTEVVQNHKFVGVVDREQALSLLQHGTQLYLVRHSAVIEAFAYQLALRQFAAYTPVTLHPAPSLAELIGLGYDAEDADDEKAALGLSRDQVVAKIYDTLMERAEMLEEYFAIRLNAENGTVETLPALLPRHGALGLSLERLPALFFRLGPQVDWTDEKSCLDGVCRELAYAHVPSPRPVAESDDAWAIQHVWFANLLASRGRMIVPKSLEDNDFVQVASLPDLYRVFERC from the exons ATGGCAGAGCCAGAGTCGGACACGGCGCGGCAAGCCGTGCGGCGTCCCAttgcgcgtctcgaccCCGACGTGGTGAACCGGATAGCGGCCGGAGAGATTATACACCGCCCCTCGAATGCGCTGAAAGAATTGCTGGAAAATAGCCTGGATGCGGGGGCAACACAAATCAAGATCACGCTGCAGGACGGTGGCTTGAAACTGCTCCAGATCCAGGACAATGGCAAGGGCATCCCTGTGGACGACATGCCACTGCTATGTGAGCGCTTTGCAACGTCCAAGCTGCGCTCGTATGAAGATCTCGCCAACATGGCGACGTTTGGTTTCCGTGGCGAGGCACTGGCGAGCATCAGCTTTGTCTCAGCCTCTGTCACGGCCGTGAgcaagacgcgcgacgaggacatTGCGTACCG cgcgtcctaCTTTGCTGGTGAGCTCCTCCCTCCTGCGCCAGGCCAGGCTGCGGAGCCAAAGCCGTGCGCAGGGACCGATGGCACGACCATCACGGCACAGGACCTCTTTTTcaatgcgccgcagcggaAAAAGGTATTCAAGTCGCTCTCGGACGAGTACAAtcgggcgctcgacgtggcgACCAAGTATGCGATTCACTATGGTCATATGGGCGTCGGCATTTCGTGCAAAAAG gccgcggcgcagtcTCTCGACCTCAACACGCCCAGCGACCCAAAACAGACAACGCTGGATGTGATCCGGCATGTGCatggcgcgacgctcgctCGGGATCTCATGCACCTCGACACACTACAGAGCGACACGTTTGGGTGCACCGTCGAGGGGTGGGTCAGTAATGCGAATTGGGCGTCGAAGAAGACGACCTTTTTGTGCTTTATCAACAACCGCCTAGTCGATTGCCCCAGCCTGAAGCGCTCGCTGGAGTCAATGTACGCACTACTACTTCCGAAAGGCCGGCATCCGTGGATGTACCTTGCACTCTCCATTGCGCCCGACCGGATTGACGTGAATGTGCACCCCACAAAGCAGGAAGTGCATTtcctggacgaggacgagatTGTCGAGTGGATCACGTTGCGTGTGCAAGATCTCGTCTCACAGCACAGCTCGTGCCGCGTCTATTCGACAcagcgcacgtcggcgatGGGCGTCACAACCTCGGAACAGACTGTGCAAGTGCTTGGCCCGCGGCACGATCGTGCGGATCCCCGGCACTTGGTGCGTGTGGACCACCAAGCCCAATCACTCGATGCCATGCTCAGTAAACCTGATACGGCCAAGACACAGACCGAGCGCATTGCAGAGAGCGCGTGTGAACTCACCAGCATCCAAGAGCTGCGCCAGACCATTGTGGACGACCGCCATGTCGGTCTAACCGAGGTCGTGCAGAACCACAAGTTtgtcggcgtcgtcgaccgcgagcaAGCGCTGTCTCTGCTGCAGCATGGAACACAGCTGTATCTTGTGCGGCACTCTGCAGTTATTGAGGCATTTGCATACCAGCTTGCACTGCGGCAATTCGCCGCATATACACCCGTGACACTCCACCCTGCGCCGTCCCTAGCGGAACTCATTGGCCTTGGCTACGATGCAgaggacgccgacgacgaaaAGGCCGCGCTGGGCCTTTCCCGCGACCAAGTGGTGGCGAAAATCTACGATACCTTGATGGAGCGAGCCGAGATGCTGGAGGAGTACTTTGCCATCCGTCTCAATGCTGAAAATGGCACCGTTGAAACGCTGCCTGCGCTCCTCCcccggcacggcgcactGGGCCTGTCCCTTGAGCGCCTGCCCGCCCTCTTTTTCCGCCTCGGTCCCCAAGTCGACTGGACGGACGAAAAATCGTGCTTGGACGGCGTTTGTCGCGAGCTGGCCTATGCCCACGTCCCCTCCCCCCGCCCTGTTGCGGAGAGTGACGATGCATGGGCCATCCAGCACGTGTGGTTCGCCAACTTGcttgcgtcgcgcggccgcatGATCGTGCCCAAGTCGCTTGAGGACAACGACTTTGTGCAAGTCGCGAGCCTCCCGGACCTTTATCGCGTCTTTGAGCGATGCTAG
- a CDS encoding uncharacterized protein (COG:S; EggNog:ENOG503P41R): MPGTAQDPLQAVCDEIVATYLQRQGHTTALNAFEASTGRPGLAASYKDVPRDLRTLVEQSASLAAAQAMARTQLDESDADDLAGLIEEEKKAKSVPYALEKTLSHLHLSNLLSIHAVELPEYLSGAWSNTACIATTSADKRIVFSDPVSGEVLSMLERPTSPTPNGAVGHDAAVLNLSQNPKQARYVASAGIDGRVVIWDLHTSLPVQTLHDHMRFAVSVVHSPCGTYLASAGYDRKIIVYKATYGGERVTYEKVHTATLAANPEALLFVSGPAAPPKDGAALGVPQRPWLVYTQRSSIVLHYMALPAPDLESATPDFQVVEYNTNPDPEDYYAGYSLLALSLHPSGQYVCAQTGDHSAAQASGAGPAAIGGHALGDQLSRLLILPLFSSFRRLTLWTEAPSSTFSNPRHAWLANGEAAWVTGEDGVLRLVGLSGDIKARVLCHGVHEELDMHSGAARDALAAAAWARGGNTVIKDVAVLPDGRVASCGFDRTVRVVVNK, translated from the exons ATGCCCGGAACGGCGCAGGACCCTTTGCAGGCGGTGTGTGACGAGATTGTCGCTACGTACTTGCAACGGCAAGGTCACACTACCGCACTAAATGCCTTTGAGGCTTCTACAGGCCGTCCAGGTCTCGCAGCTTCCTACAAGGATGTGCCGCGCGACCTACGGACGCTTGTCGAAcagagcgcgtcgctggccgccgcgcaggcaatggcgcgcacgcagctcgacgaaaGTGACGCAGACGACCTAGCTGGACTCATTGAAGAGGAAAAGAAGGCGAAATCAGTGCCATACGCGCTGGAAAAGACGCTGTCGCACCTGCACTTGTCCAACCTCCTCTCGATCCATGCGGTGGAGTTGCCCGAGTATTTGTCTGGTGCATGGTCCAACACCGCATGCATCGCGACGACGTCCGCTGACAAGCGCATTGTATTTAGCGATCCTGTGTCTGGCGAGGTACTCTCGATGCTCGAGAGgcccacgtcgccgacgcccaATGGCGCAGTGGgccacgacgcggcggtgctGAACCTGTCGCAAAATCCAAAGCAGGCGCGCTACGTGGCGTCTGCCGGTATTGACGGGCGCGTCGTGATCTGGGACttg CACACCTCGCTGCCGGTACAAACGCTGCATGACCATATGCGGTTCGCTGTGAGCGTCGTGCACAGTCCATGCGGGACCTAcctcgcgagcgccggctACGACCGCAAGATTATCGTGTACAAGGCGACGTACGGAGGCGAGCGTGTCACGTACGAGAAAGTCCATACGGCGACACTCGCAGCGAaccccgaggcgctgctgttTGTCAGCGGcccagcggcgccgcccaaagacggcgcggcgctcggcgtgccaCAGCGTCCGTGGCTCGTGTATACACAGCGCAGCTCGATCGTGCTCCACTACATGGCGCTGCCTGCGCCCGACCTCGAGAGTGCGACGCCCGACTTTCAGGTCGTGGAGTACAACACGAACCCCGATCCCGAAGACTACTATGCCGGCTACTCGCTGCTGGCTTTGTCGTTGCATCCCTCTGGCCAGTACGTTTGTGCTCAGACCGGCGACCACTCGGCTGCTCAGGCATCCGGCGCCGGGCCTGCTGCAATCGGCGGCCATGCGCTGGGCGACCAGCTTTCGCGCCTCTTGATCCTGCCGCTCTTTTCGTCATTCCGGCGCCTGACGCTGTggaccgaggcgccgtcCTCGACGTTTTCGAATCCCCGGCATGCGTGGCTCGCGAAtggcgaggcggcgtgGGTCACGGGCGaggacggcgtgctgcgccttgtCGGTCTGAGCGGCGACATCAAAGCGCGTGTCCTGTGCCACGGCGTgcacgaggagctggaTATGCACTCGGGTGCAGcacgcgatgcgctcgcggcggccgcgtggGCGCGTGGCGGCAACACGGTGATTAAGGATGTGGCCGTGCTGCCCGACGGCCGTGTAGCGAGTTGTGGATTCGACCGGACGGTGCGTGTAGTAGTAAACAAATAG
- a CDS encoding uncharacterized protein (COG:D; EggNog:ENOG503NUG0) yields MSDAAEAHGVLSVQTAPLPAQSGLCDALHAEIPDYGPRPNYLQSSQAQHWMYSPAELTRMRQAANQQAASALAAFAKESGADSPTCLSVEEELAIIRFYLLRIGRLVRAFQLPSLVESTAMTLMKRFYLRNSCMQFHPKLIMLTSIYLASKAENYPLPLSRFCAQVNESAAGKPPPQQPSAARGDVTENIIKDLEFGMVQSLDFELGVHGAHRALYGLILDFQTLESPLQRDDLMAYAGAVQSFVQVARLTDAEFIYAPPHIALASCWMCDAPRAAGGTTVGKDVVHAWLAAKAKAGAAHRQEQRALRETWRAKQKAVRDAAKKATEQDEPDKKAEAPAPVPQAPTAPVELSAEEIEKDGLGIPQDELEGILEEVAQLIRSVAPDAPPGTPLRPSVDMEQVKKIDLALRSCLTLFESGQSSSAKKRSAQDDEGSAKRQRTDTNGPDSDDDL; encoded by the exons ATGAgcgacgctgccgaggcgcacggcgtgctCTCGGTGCAAACAGCGCCGCTTCCTGCGCAAAGTGGgctgtgcgacgcgctgcatgcAGAGATCCCTGACTATGGGCCACGTCCTAACTATCTGCAGTCGAGCCAGGCGCAGCATTGGATGTACAGCCCCGCAGAGCTGACCCGCatgcgccaggcggcgaACCAACAGGCAGCGAGTGCACTGGCAGCGTTCGCGAAAGAGTCGGGA GCGGATTCACCTACCTGCTTGAGCGTAGAGGAAGAGCTGGCAATTATCCGGTTCTACTTGCTACGCATTGGCCGCCTTGTGCGTGCCTTTCAACTGCCATCGCTTGTCGAGTCAACTGCGATGACACTCATGAAGCGTTTCTACCTGCGCAACTCTTGCATGCAGTTCCATCCCAAGCTGATTAT GCTCACAAGCATCTACCTCGCCTCCAAAGCCGAAAACTACCCATTGCCGTTGTCGCGGTTTTGTGCCCAGGTGAACGAGAGCGCGGCTGGCAAGCCGCCGCCTCAGCAgccgtcggcagcgcgcggcgacgtcACCGAAAATATTATCAAAGACCTCGAGTTTGGTATGGTGCAGAGCCTCGACTTTGAACTAGGCGTccacggcgcgcatcgcgcgttGTACGGCCTGATTCTCGACTTCCAGACACTCGAGTCGCCTTTGCAGCGCGATGATTTGATGGCATATGCTGGCGCCGTGCAATCTTTTGTACAGGTTGCACGCCTCACTGATGCCGAGTTCATTTATGCACCGCCCCACATCGCCCTCGCGTCGTGCTGGATGTGCGATGCGCCACGTGCTGCAGGGGGTACTACGGTAGGCAAGGACGTCGTGCATGCATGGCTCGctgccaaggccaaggcgggtgcagcgcaccgccaagagcagcgcgccttgcgtgAAACGTGGCGTGCCAAGCAGAAGGCggtgcgcgatgcggccAAGAAGGCTAccgagcaggacgagccGGACAAGAAGGCCGAGGCCCCCGCGCCCGTACCCCAGGCGCCTACCGCACCCGTGGAGCTCAGCGCGGAGGAAATCGAAAAGGATGGCCTTGGAATACCCCAAGACGAGCTCGAAGGCATTCTGGAAGAGGTCGCCCAGCTCAtccgcagcgtcgcgcccgatgcgccgcccggcacgccTCTGCGTCCGAGCGTCGACATGGAGCAGGTCAAGAAGATCGACCTCGCTCTGCGGTCCTGCCTTACACTATTTGAGTCTGGCCAGAGCTCTAGTGCAaagaagcgcagcgcgcaggATGACGAGGGCTCTGccaagcgccagcgcaccgaTACCAATGGCCCCGATAGCGACGACGATCTGTAG
- the RAD10 gene encoding ssDNA endonuclease and repair protein rad10 (COG:L; EggNog:ENOG503NXVJ; BUSCO:EOG09264DOU), protein MPHDSAPNEGGRARPHPLIRGAHQSSNSILVNSCQRGNPILQHVKGVAWEFADIVPDYQVGLSSGVLFLSLRYFRLHPEYIHMRIQKLAHMYTLRILLVLCDVNDHQPAIKELTKIALVNRMVLLVAWTAEEAGRYLETYKAFEQRPPDTIRTRVGDTYMSQLTAALTSVRGVNKTDVMTLATHVGSMDQMANAPPESLLMLPGMGEVKVDNLVRAMRQPFRTDGKPRPVPATGAAADAPPADAPPDAPSETLEEAAPLPFDSLPDNFDSLPEEEQLRLAMQLSVEGLS, encoded by the exons ATGCCGCACGACAGCGCGCCGAACGAGGGcgggcgcgcacggccgcacCCGCTCATCCGGGGGGCGCACCAGTCCTCCAACTCGATCTTGGTCAACAGCTGCCAG cgtgGAAATCCCATCTTGCAGCATGTCAAGGGCGTCGCATGGGAGTTTGCGGATATCGTGCCGGACTACCAGGTGGGCCtctcgagcggcgtcttGTTTCTAAG CCTGCGCTATTTTCGCCTGCATCCAGAGTACATTCATATGCGCATCCAAAAATTGGCACACATGTACACGCTCCGTATTCTGCTCGTGCTCTGCGACGTG AATGACCACCAGCCGGCGATCAAGGAGCTAACCAAGATTGCACTGGTCAACCGCATGGTCCTACTTGTGGCATggac TGCGGAAGAGGCAGGTCGGTACCTCGAGACCTACAAAGCATTTGAGCAGCGCCCGCCCGACACGAtccgcacgcgcgtcggTGACACGTACATGAGCCAGCTCACGGCGGCACTTACAAGCGTGCGTGGCGTGAACAAGACCGACGTCATGACGCTTGCGACACATGTTGGC TCGATGGATCAAATGGCAAACGCTCCGCCCGAGTCCTTGCTGATGCTCCCGGGCATGGGTGAGGTCAAGGTCGACAACCTTGTGCGTGCCATGCGGCAGCCGTTCCGCACCGACGGCAAGCCCAGACCGGTGCCGGCGAcaggcgctgccgccgatgcgccgcctgccgacGCCCCGCCGGATGCCCCGAGCGAGACGCTGGAAGAAGCCGCACCGCTGCCGTTCGATTCTCTCCCGGACAACTTTGACTCGCTCCCGGAAgaggagcagctgcgcctcgcgatGCAGCTCAGCGTCGAGGGCTTATCATAG
- the NSA2 gene encoding Ribosome biogenesis protein (COG:J; BUSCO:EOG09263ZBF; EggNog:ENOG503NYAP), producing the protein MPQNEYIEEHIKRHGRRLDHEERMRKKEARSAHRASAVAQKTIGLKAKMLNKKRRAEKAQMKKTIKQHEERDVKKAAAPSDPDTALPAYLLDREGQKDAKALSSAVKERRKDKAARYAVPLPQVRGIAEDEAFKVVKTGKRKQNGWKRMVTKATFVGDNFTRKPPKLERFIRPMGLRFKKAHITHPDLKATFQLPIIGVKKNPQSPMYTQLGVLTKGTIIEVNVSDLGMVTSGGKVVWGKYAQVTNNPENDGCVNGVLLLSS; encoded by the coding sequence ATGCCCCAGAACGAGTATATTGAGGAGCACATCAAGCGCCATGGTCGTCGCCTCGATCATgaggagcgcatgcgcaaGAAGGAGGCGCGTAGTGCACACCGCGCCTCTGCCGTTGCGCAGAAGACGATCGGTCTGAAGGCCAAGATGCTGAACAAgaagcgccgtgccgaaAAGGCGCAGATGAAGAAGACGATCAAGCagcacgaggagcgcgacgtgaaGAAGGCCGCTGCCCCGAGCGACCCCGACACTGCGCTGCCCGCGTACCTGCTGGACCGCGAGGGCCAGAaggacgccaaggcgctgtCGAGTGCCGtcaaggagcgccgcaaggacAAAGCCGCGCGATACGCCGTCCCCCTGCCGCAGGTGCGCGGTatcgccgaggacgaggcgttCAAGGTGGTCAAGACCGGCAAGCGCAAGCAGAATGGCTGGAAGCGTATGGTCACCAAGGCGACGTTTGTCGGCGACAACTTTACCCGCAAGCCCCCCAAGCTGGAGCGCTTTATCCGCCCGATGGGCCTGCGTTTCAAAAAGGCGCACATCACGCACCCCGACCTCAAGGCGACGTTCCAGCTGCCGATTATCGGCGTGAAAAAGAACCCGCAGTCGCCGATGTATACGCAGCTTGGTGTGCTGACCAAGGGTACGATTATCGAAGTGAACGTGTCCGATCTCGGCATGGTCACGTCGGGCGGCAAAGTTGTTTGGGGCAAGTACGCTCAGGTCACCAACAACCCCGAGAACGATGGCTGTGTGAATGGTGTACTGCTGCTTTCGTCGTAA
- the RRP45 gene encoding 3'-5'-exoribonuclease (EggNog:ENOG503NUU4; BUSCO:EOG09264398; COG:J) has protein sequence MYGFVVATVDATLVPPRSDRPYEGMLNITTDITPMAGMEYDAFGVAGATESREREALFDRLLERAIRYTEAVDREALCVIAGKKVWSVNLTLHLLADEGAAFDAAVLAGIVALRHFRRPDVSIADGEVIVYSPDERVPVPLACHHMPLCVTYAVFLLRPKTDEERSLLHAQSRTAAPKDEGMDVDESKDSLVPVDVPVALLDPSLLEQTLAHTSITFVINAQREVCVLDKAGGAPLPYQTILALLGDAAKRAAELAKLVEKALADDASHRIVSVQ, from the exons ATGTACGGTTT TGTCGTGGCGACGGTCGATGCAACACTCGTCCCTCCGCGGTCGGATCGGCCTTACGAGGGCATGCTCAATATCACGACCGATATTACGCCGATGGCCGGCATGGAATATGACGCGTTCGGTGTCGCCGGAGCCACAGAATCGcgtgagcgcgaggcgctctttgaCCGTCTGTTGGAGCGCGCCATTCGCTacaccgaggcggtggaCCGCGAGGCGTTGTGTGTCATTGCAGGTAAAAAGGTGTGGAGCGTCAACCTGACGCTCCACTTGCTCGCCGACGAAGGTGCGGCCTTTGACGCGGCCGTCTTGGCTGGCATTGTGGCTTTGCGTCATTTCCGCCGCCCCGACGTTTCTATCGCGGATGGCGAGGTCATTGTGTACTCACCGGATGAGCGCGTCCCAGTCCCTCTTGCGTGTCATCACATGCCTTTGTGTGTGACCTATGCCGTGTTCCTGTTGCGGCCCAAGACGGACGAAGAACGGAGCTTGCTGCATGCCCAGTCACGTACTGCGGCTCCGAAGGACGAGGGTATGGACGTGGACGAGAGCAAGGACTCTCTTGTACCTGTGGATGTCCCtgtcgcgctccttgaCCCTTCGCTGTTGGAGCAGACGCTGGCGCACACGAGTATCACTTTTGTGATCAACGCACAGCGGGAGGTGTGTGTCTTGGACaaggccggcggcgcgccgcttcccTATCAAACCAttcttgcgctcctcggcgatgctgcaaagcgcgcggcggagctTGCAAAGCTGGTCGAAAAGGCACTGGCAGACGACGCCAGCCATCGCATAGTCTCTGTACAGTAG
- a CDS encoding uncharacterized protein (SECRETED:SignalP(1-22)), with amino-acid sequence MFANVRFAALFAFVALAQLATAQDAPAPAASSAPAPPPAPSSSAPAAADATPQAAAAQPNSKVVRSIDCNSGFNQDGALKVAVDGGNSNEVQLTGDPAELSTGTESVQVTFTECKSAAMGYESKDSMHYGILSPSDAAKKTCLRAAALAQADQHVQAQDCSLSDDSSQMGQTWAFDADKKTFTFVGRPNDDGAKPYSLGLKDNFVTVSANGTAAATLSLA; translated from the coding sequence ATGTTTGCCAACGTCCGCTTCGCTGCTCTCTTCGCTTTTGTTGCCCTGGCCCAGCTCGCCACTGCCCAGGACGCCCCCGCGCCCGCTGCTTCGTCGGCCCCGGCTCCCCCGCCCGCcccctcgtcgtcggccccggcggccgctgACGCCACTCCCCAGGCCGCTGCTGCCCAGCCCAACAGCAAGGTTGTGCGCAGCATTGACTGCAACTCAGGCTTCAACCAGGACGGTGCGCTGAAGGTTGCCGTCGACGGTGGCAACAGCAACGAGGTTCAGCTCACTGGCGACCCCGCTGAGCTCAGCACTGGCACCGAGTCTGTGCAGGTGACCTTCACCGAGTGCAAGTCTGCCGCCATGGGCTACGAGTCCAAGGACTCGATGCACTACGGTATCCTCTCGCCTTCGGATGCCGCCAAGAAGACttgcctgcgcgccgctgctcttGCCCAGGCCGACCAGCACGTTCAGGCTCAGGACTGCTCGCTCTCGGATGACTCGTCGCAGATGGGCCAGACCTGGGCCTTTGACGCCGACAAGAAGACCTTCACCTTTGTCGGTCGCCCCAACGACGACGGTGCGAAGCCGTACTCGCTCGGCCTCAAGGACAACTTTGTCACTGTTTCGGCGAACGGCACTGCCGCTGCCACTCTTTCGCTCGCCTAA
- a CDS encoding uncharacterized protein (EggNog:ENOG503NVNA; BUSCO:EOG092643QW; COG:U; TransMembrane:5 (i61-79o85-105i117-135o141-165i172-191o)) → MSTDWLSAFGTGGFPDEPSLMEELDINLPHVWDKSLAVLNPFHKFSPDHPKDAHMMDDTDLAGPLLFCFVFGMLLLLAGKSQFGYVYGVGLMGVVSVYLLLNLMSEGGIDASRVTSVLGYCLLPLCLLSAVNVFLRLNGVFGYIVSPLFILWCSTSASGIFVSILGMHNQRFLVAYPVALFYACFAMLSVFDVGAGKK, encoded by the exons ATGAGCACTGACTGGCTGTCCGCGTTTGGCACCGGGGGCTTCCCCGACGAGCCCTCGCTGATGGAGG AGCTTGACATCAACCTGCCTCACGTATGGGACAAGTCGCTTGCCGTCCTGAACCCTTTCCACAAGTTCTCGCCGGACCACCCGAAGGACGCGCATATGATGGACGACACGGACCTTGCGGGTCCGCTGCTCTTTTGCTTTGTGTTTGGaatgctgctgctgctg GCCGGCAAGTCGCAGTTTGGATACGTGTACGGTGTGGGCCTGATGGGTGTCGTGTCGGTCTACCTCCTTCTGAACCTCATGTCGGAAGGCGGTATCGATGCATCGCGCGTCACGAGCGTGCTGGGGTACTGCCTTTTGCCGCTGTGCCTGCTTAGTGCAGTGAACGTGTTCCTCCGTCTCAA cggcgtgttTGGCTACATCGTGTCTCCCCTGTTTATCCTGTGGTGCAGCACTTCCGCGTCGGGGATCTTTGTCTCGATCCTCGGCATGCACAACCAGCGCTTCCTTGTGGCTTACCCGGTCGCACTGTTCTACGCGTGCTTCGCCATGCTGAGCGTATTCGATGTCGGTGCAGGCAAGAAGTAG